The genomic window TTCGTCGAGACCGCCCTCGATCCGGAAAACCTCGACGCCGCGGTCAAGCGCGCCGGCGCGCAAGGAGCCCGGCAGGGCGGCCCGGCGACCGGCTCCGCTCCGGGCTACGACGCGGACGAGCGGACGGCGCACCGCCTCTGACAGTCCGACGATGCCGGCTGCCGGCGCGGCTTCACGCGTCCGGCCGGCTCCGAACCCGGGTCGACGCTCCGACGGACCCGCCCCGGTCCCTCGCCGCCGTCAGGTCGTGGCGGCGACGCCGCATCCGAAAAGCCCAAAGGCGTGACACCGGAATTCCCTCCTCGCATTCGACGGGGAGAGGGCGACCGGCCGCGCTCGACGCGATCGAGCGGAGAGCCGCTTCACGCGACCGAACCGGCCCCGGCCGCCTGAAACCGTCCCGTGAAACTCAGCCGATGGTGCGGGCTGCGGCCCTTCGCGCTCAAGCCGGCGAGGTGGGCCGCGGTGCCGTAGCCGGCGTTGCGCTCCCAGGCATAGGCCGGGTGGCGCGGGGCGAGCCGGCGCATGATCCCGTCGCGAAAGGTCTTGGCGACGATGGAGGCGGCGGCGATCTGCGGCACGAGCCGGTCGCCGCCGACCACCGCGCGACAGGGCAGGGCGAGACCGGGAATCGCGTCGCGCCCGTCGACCAGCACGGTCGCGTCGAGCCCCAGGCCCGTGACCGCCCGGCGCATGGCGTCGAGGGTCGCGGCCCGCACGTTCACCCGGTCGACCAGCGCCCGCGAGCCCGCCGCGAGCGAGACCCGCGCATGCGCCCGGATCAGCGGCGTCAGCGCCTCGCGCGTGGCGCGATCGAGGCGCTTGCTGTCGTCGAGCCGGGCCAGCACCTCGGGGGGGAAAGCGAGGGGATCGAACCAGACGGCCGCCACCATCACCGGCCCGCACAGGGCGCCGCGCCCGACCTCGTCGCAGCCGATCGCGGCCGGATAGGTCGCGGCGCGAGCCGGGTCGAAGGGGCGCGCGGCCTGGACGGGTTTCGAGCGAAGGGTCATGGCGCGAACCCTCGCATTCCCGCCGCCCCGGGTCACCCCGATCGGCGGGGGCGTCCAAAAGAATCGGCCCGCAATAGGAATCAGCCCGGGCGCGCCAGCACCGCACCGCCCGGGCGCCGGGCGGTGCGGTGCATCGGCCCCAGTGCGTGGGCCTGGGCGATGTTGTCGTAGAACTGGCGTGCGCTCTCGGCCCAGGTGTAGCGCAGCGCCTCCGCCCGGCAGCGCGCCCGCGGAACCTGAAGCGCGGCGAGCGCCGCCGCGCGCAGATCCATGTCGAGGGCGCCGGCGCCGGTGCCGCCGATCACGTCGAGGGGGCCGGTGACGGGGAAGGCCGCGACCGGCAGGCCGGAGGCCAGGGCTTCGAGCAGCACGATGCCGAAGGTGTCGGTCAGGCTCGGAAACACGAAGGCGTCGGCGCTGGCATAGACCCGCGCCAGCGCCTCGCCGGTCATCGCGCCGAGGAAATGCGCGTCCGGCGCCAGCGCCTGGAGCCGGGCCCGGTCCGGCCCGCCGCCGACCACGACCTTGGAGCCCGGCAGGTCGAGGGAGAGGAAGGCGGCGAGGTTTTTTTCCACCGCCAGCCGCCCCACCGAGAGGAAGATCGGCCGGGGCAGGCCGGAGAGGGCGTCCTCCTCGCGCGGGCGGAACAGGTCGGTGTCGACGCCCCGGGTCCAGCGCATCAGCCGGGTGAAGCCGCGCCCCGTCAGTTCCCGTTCCAGCGAGGGCGTGCTGACCATGGTGCCGCTCGCCGCCGCGTGGAAGCGGCGCAGCCACGCGTAGCTCCAGGCCTCCGGCACCGGCGCCCGGGCGGCGAGGTATTCGGGAAAGCGGGTGTGGTAGCTCGTGGTGAAGGCGTGGCCGAGCGACAGGCAGGCGGCGCGCACGGCGTGGCCGATCGGCCCCTCGGTGGCGATGTGCACATGGGTCGGCGCGAGCCGCTTCCAGCGCTCCAGCACCCGGCCGCGGGTGGCCAGCGAGAGCCGGATCTCGGAATAGCCCGGCATCGGCAGGGACGCGAAATCGGCCGGCGTCAGCATCCGCGGCTCGACGCCGAGCCCGGCGGCGGCCTCGGCCATGCGCTCGACGGAGCGCACCACGCCGTTGACCTGCGGGTGCCACGCATCGGTGGCGAGCAGCAGCCTCATGGGGATTTCCGTATGGGGATTTACCGTGAACTCGGCCTCAGGCGACGGCGCGGCGGATTTCGGGCTCGTAGGCCTCCGCCGCGCGGCGTTCGCGCAGCATGGCGGGGTAGTGCAGCACCTCCATGCGGCCGTCGTAATGCTCGACGATGCCGGTGCAGGATTCCACCCAGTCGCCGGTGTTGAGGTAGGTCAGCCCCTCGACCTCGCGGTGGGCGGCGTGGTGGATATGGCCGCAGATGACGCCGTCCGCTCCCTGGCGCCGGGCTTCCGTGGCGAGGAAGGCCTCGAACTGGCCGATGAAGTTGACCGCGTTCTTCACCTTCAGCTTCGCCCAGGCCGAGAGCGACCAGTAGGCGAGACCGAGGCGGCGGCGCACCCGGTTGACCACGGTGTTGACGGTGAGCGCCGAGGTGTAGGCCCAGTCGCCCAGATGGGCGAGCCACTTGGAATGGCGCACCACCATGTCGAACTGGTCGCCGTGGATCACGAGATAGCGCTTGCCGTCGGCCGCGACGTGGACCCGGCTGTCGGCGATCTCGATGCCGCCGAAGGTCATGCCGATATAGTCGCGCAGGAACTCGTCGTGGTTGCCGGGCACGTAGACGACGTGGGCGCCCTTGCGCACCTTGCGCAGCAGCTTCTGCACCACGTCGTTGTGCGCCTGAGGCCAGTACCAGCCCGAGCGGAGCTGCCAGCCGTCGACGATGTCGCCGACGAGGTAGATCGTGTCGGCATCGACCTCGCGCAGGAAATCGAGCAGCAGGGCCGCCTGGCATCCCTTGGTGCCGAGATGGAGATCGGACAGGAACAGCGTCCGAACGCGGATGGTCGATTCCGGATCCTGTGACACGGGCGCCTCCGGCTCCTCACAACCGCATCGCGACGGGGAAGAGCCAAATCGCATTCCGATCTCAGTTTGATGACGGCGACGGGAACCATCCTGCCGCCCGTCTGCGCCGGACGGCGCACGTCAGCCCCCGGACAGCCGCCTGCCGCAGGGGGTGCCTGCGGGCCGTGCATGCGAAAATCTTTTTGTTTTTCAATTCAGTTTTTTCCGTTTTCCATTCCCCGGCCGGGGAGGCATAACGGCGGCCAAGGTCTTTTTGCCGCGTGCGCCTCTCCGTGCGCGGCAGCGTCCGGCAGAGGCGCGGAACGGCCGGGCACGGATGGGAGCGCTGGACAATCGGCGGAAGCGCGCTTGAAGGCCGCGCGAAGCTGACGCATCGAGGGTTCGATCCTCTGGAGGCGACCGGCGTGGCTGCACGCGCCGCGACGCGGGCGGCGCCACGGCCGTTTCGCCGCTCCGGGACGGTTCAACGATCCGACATCGCGATGGTATGGTCCCGGCCGGCGGGAGGCCGTCTCGCGCGCGGGCGGCTGAGGTCTCGAGGACGTTTCACGGCGGGCGCCCGCCCGCCATCAGGATCGGGTGGGATCGCGGCCGCGAAGGGCCGGCCCGCCCGCAACGACGTAGACTGGAGGAACCTTTCATGGCGGCAACGAGACGTCCGGGACGCAACCACCTGTTCGTTCCCGGCCCGACCAACATCCCGGACCGGGTGATGCGCGCCATGATGGTGCAGTCCGAGGATCACCGCTCGGTCGATTTCCCCGCGCTGACGAAGCCGCTGTTCGAGGACACCAAGCGGGTGTTCGGCTCGACCGACGGCACGATCTTCCTGTTCCCGGCCTCCGGCACCGGCATCTGGGAATCGGCGCTGACCAACACCCTCGCCCGCGGCGACAAGGTCCTGGCCGCCCGCTTCGGCCAGTTCAGCCACCTCTGGATCGACATGGCCCAGCGCCTCGGCCTCGACGTGATCGTCCAGGAGGAGGAGTGGGGCACCGGCGCCAAGCCCGAGAAGATCGAGGAGGCCCTGCGCGCCGACAAGGACCGCGAGATCAAGGCCGTCATGGTGGTCCACAACGAGACCGCCACCGGCGTGACCTCGAACATCGGCGCCGTGCGCAAGGCGATCGACGCCGCCGGCCACCCGGCCCTGCTGTTCGTCGACGGCGTGTCCTCGATCGGCTCGCTGCCGTTCAAGATGGACGAGTGGAAGGTCGACTGCGCCATCGCCGGCTCGCAAAAAGGTCTGATGCTGCCCGCCGGCCTCGGCGTGATCTGCGTCAGCCCCAAGGCGCTCAAGGCGGCGGAAGGCCAGTCCGGCCGCAACGACCGGCTCGCCCGCGTCTACCTCGACTGGGAAGACCACAAGAAGCAGAACCCGGCCGGCTACTTCCCCTACACCCCGCCGCTGCCGCTGCTCTACGGCCTGCGCGAGGCGCTCGCCTGCCTGTTCGAGGAGGGGCTGGAGAACGTCTACCACCGCCACGCCGTGCTCGGCGAGGCGACCCGCCAGGCGGTCGCGGCCTGGGGCCTGAAGACCTGCGCCAAGTCGCCGGAATGGAACTCCGACACCGTCACCGCCATCCTGGTGCCCGAGGGTGTGGACGCGGCCAAGATCATCAGGCACGCCTTCGTGCGCTACAACCTCGCGCTCGGCGCCGGCCTGTCCCAGGTCGCGGGCAAGGTGTTCCGCATCGGCCATGTCGGCGACCTGAACGAACTCTCGCTGCTCGGCGCCATCGCCGGTGCCGAGATGTCGCTCATCGACAACGGCGTGAACGTGACGCCGGGCTCGGGCGTGGCCGCCGCCGCCAGCTACCTGCGCGAGCACCCCCTCTCGAAGTCCTGATTTTTTGGGCCGCGGCGCCGGTTCCAACGGCGCCGCTTCCGCTCAATATAAGAACGGCGCCCCGCGGAACGTCCGGCTTGCCGGCCCGTCTCGCGGGAGACGCGTCAAAGCAGGTTGAGGAAACGGGGCCGGCGTGAAGTGCCTCGCAAAACTCCCGGTCACGGACCGTTCTCGCTGCGGCGAGCGTTTTGCGAGAGACACGATCGCCCGCCGGTCGATCCGGAAGGGGTCCAGAATGACAAGGAAAGTCGTCTTCCTCGATCGCGAGTCGCTCGACGCGACGGTGCGCGAATTCAGCTTCCCGCACGCGTACGAGGAATACGAGTCGACCTGGACGCCGGAGGAGACCGTCGAGCGCCTTCGGGGCGCCGAGATCGCGATCATCAACAAGGTGCCGATGCGCGCCGACACGCTGAAACGGCTTCCCGACCTGAAGCTGATCGCGGTGGCCGCCACGGGCACGGACGTCGTCGACAAGGCCGCCGCCAAGGCGCAGGGGGTCACGGTCGTCAACATCCGCAACTACGCCTTCAACACGGTCCCCGAGCACGTCGTGGGCCTGATGTTCGCGCTGCGCCGGGCGATCGTCCCTTACGCCAATTCCGTGCGCCGGGGGGATTGGAACAAGTCGACCCAGTTCTGCTACTTCGACTACCCGATCCACGACATCGCCGGCTCGACGCTCGGCATCATCGGCTACGGGGCGCTCGGCAAGTCGATCGCCAAGCGGGCCGAGGCGCTCGGCATGACGGTGCTGGCCTACGACGTGTTCCCGCAGGACGGGCTCGTCGA from Methylorubrum populi includes these protein-coding regions:
- a CDS encoding D-2-hydroxyacid dehydrogenase → MTRKVVFLDRESLDATVREFSFPHAYEEYESTWTPEETVERLRGAEIAIINKVPMRADTLKRLPDLKLIAVAATGTDVVDKAAAKAQGVTVVNIRNYAFNTVPEHVVGLMFALRRAIVPYANSVRRGDWNKSTQFCYFDYPIHDIAGSTLGIIGYGALGKSIAKRAEALGMTVLAYDVFPQDGLVDLDTILTRSDVITLHVPLTPDTRNMIGADELRKMKRSAILINTARGGLVDEAALLQALKDGTIGGAGFDVVAQEPPKDGNILCEADLPNLIVTPHVAWASKEAMQILADQLVDNIEAYVAGKPQNVVEA
- a CDS encoding aminotransferase class V-fold PLP-dependent enzyme, coding for MAATRRPGRNHLFVPGPTNIPDRVMRAMMVQSEDHRSVDFPALTKPLFEDTKRVFGSTDGTIFLFPASGTGIWESALTNTLARGDKVLAARFGQFSHLWIDMAQRLGLDVIVQEEEWGTGAKPEKIEEALRADKDREIKAVMVVHNETATGVTSNIGAVRKAIDAAGHPALLFVDGVSSIGSLPFKMDEWKVDCAIAGSQKGLMLPAGLGVICVSPKALKAAEGQSGRNDRLARVYLDWEDHKKQNPAGYFPYTPPLPLLYGLREALACLFEEGLENVYHRHAVLGEATRQAVAAWGLKTCAKSPEWNSDTVTAILVPEGVDAAKIIRHAFVRYNLALGAGLSQVAGKVFRIGHVGDLNELSLLGAIAGAEMSLIDNGVNVTPGSGVAAAASYLREHPLSKS
- a CDS encoding ribonuclease HII — its product is MTLRSKPVQAARPFDPARAATYPAAIGCDEVGRGALCGPVMVAAVWFDPLAFPPEVLARLDDSKRLDRATREALTPLIRAHARVSLAAGSRALVDRVNVRAATLDAMRRAVTGLGLDATVLVDGRDAIPGLALPCRAVVGGDRLVPQIAAASIVAKTFRDGIMRRLAPRHPAYAWERNAGYGTAAHLAGLSAKGRSPHHRLSFTGRFQAAGAGSVA
- a CDS encoding glycosyltransferase family 1 protein, translated to MRLLLATDAWHPQVNGVVRSVERMAEAAAGLGVEPRMLTPADFASLPMPGYSEIRLSLATRGRVLERWKRLAPTHVHIATEGPIGHAVRAACLSLGHAFTTSYHTRFPEYLAARAPVPEAWSYAWLRRFHAAASGTMVSTPSLERELTGRGFTRLMRWTRGVDTDLFRPREEDALSGLPRPIFLSVGRLAVEKNLAAFLSLDLPGSKVVVGGGPDRARLQALAPDAHFLGAMTGEALARVYASADAFVFPSLTDTFGIVLLEALASGLPVAAFPVTGPLDVIGGTGAGALDMDLRAAALAALQVPRARCRAEALRYTWAESARQFYDNIAQAHALGPMHRTARRPGGAVLARPG
- a CDS encoding UDP-2,3-diacylglucosamine diphosphatase yields the protein MSQDPESTIRVRTLFLSDLHLGTKGCQAALLLDFLREVDADTIYLVGDIVDGWQLRSGWYWPQAHNDVVQKLLRKVRKGAHVVYVPGNHDEFLRDYIGMTFGGIEIADSRVHVAADGKRYLVIHGDQFDMVVRHSKWLAHLGDWAYTSALTVNTVVNRVRRRLGLAYWSLSAWAKLKVKNAVNFIGQFEAFLATEARRQGADGVICGHIHHAAHREVEGLTYLNTGDWVESCTGIVEHYDGRMEVLHYPAMLRERRAAEAYEPEIRRAVA